One Rhizoctonia solani chromosome 3, complete sequence genomic region harbors:
- a CDS encoding cytoplasmic tRNA 2-thiolation protein 2B produces the protein MSCEDPSARPELMPRILSVSAVGIRIFRRALSSGTRSIAGKGMLCDSVGPQVPSVSRTHDQPTSARPAPGSRGVSLRPVLKAAGDLLVGFSARLDPARGTKAKSKRENVWPTARVAFIDISAAYPGEPVLVDSDRTEDARRLVARYPHFTFIPLRIENAFDPNWANSVGFPLRESSVGIDVSSEDLPATRLPPETNPTEALHLYLSSQPSSSARTTALRNITRLLLQYTARHTKSSHLLLGGSLTSYAVDLLDAVATGAGFSIRQVGEETWEGIRIVRSLREITDKEVAAGCWWRRVEIMPATVMAREDNGITRLTKAFITGLDRDFPSTVHTIARTCEKLAPKGGTSDSNCPLCARPIQPGVQAWKAQIAIRTFEPELRESPLSSSAVNPEGGHPRSDTHPGSDSVSTNESLLPPESGSRQTTEPILSSTTPTLAPLLCYACHTQLTSRGRVPVPKHTIDQVALPVWVRPENVLRDYLLESE, from the exons ATGTCGTGCGAAGACCCATCAGCCAGGCCAGAACTCATGCCTC GGATCCTGTCTGTGTCCGCTGTAGGAATCCGGATCTTCCGGCGAGCATTGTCATCAGGCACTCGGTCTATTGCAGGCAAG GGAATGCTTTGTGACTCAGTTGGGCCACAAGTTCCGTCGGTGTCTCGAACCCACGATCAACCCACCTCAGCCCGGCCCGCCCCAGGCTCGCGGGGGGTCTCTCTTCGACCGGTTCTTAAGGCTGCCGGTGATCTCCTGGTTGGGTTCTCTG CCCGACTCGACCCTGCTCGAGGAACAAAGGCAAAATCCAAGAGAGAGAATGTCTGGCCAACCGCTCGTGTTGCCTTTATTGACATTTCAGCCGCATACCCTGGG GAACCGGTGTTAGTAGACTCAGATAGAACAGAAGATGCCCGTCGGCTGGTAGCTCGTTATCCTCATTTTACGTTTATCCCTTTGCGCATAGAAAATGCATTCGACCCTAACTGGGCAAACTCTGTCGGCTTTCCTTTGCGTGAGAGCTCAGTTGGCATCGATGTCAGTTCTGAAG ACCTACCAGCTACTCGTTTGCCTCCAGAAACAAACCCAACTGAAGCCCTTCACCTTTACCTGTCATCTCAGCCTTCCTCTTCAGCGCGTACTACAGCCCTTCGCAACATCACTCGGCTTCTCCTTCAGTACACGGCTCGACATACCAAGTCTTCTCATCTCCTCTTGGGTGGATCCTTGACATCGTACGCCGTGGATCTCCTAGATGCGGTGGCAACTGGTGCCGGGTTTTCGATACGCCAAGTTGGAGAAGAAACCTGGGAAGGCATAAGGATCGTCAGGTCGCTTAGAGAAATTACAGACAAAGAAGTAGCGGCTGGGTGTTGGTGGCGCCGGGTCGAAATTATGCCTGCAACTGTAATGGCACGCGAGGATAACGGCATTACAAGGCTCACTAAAG CCTTTATCACTGGGCTGGATCGGGACTTTCCTTCCACGGTACATACAATCGCCCGAACGTGCGAAAAGCTGGCGCCCAAGGGTGGGACGAGCGATTCGAACTGTCCATTATGTGCACG ACCCATCCAACCAGGAGTTCAAGCTTGGAAGGCACAAATCGCAATCCGCACGTTTGAACCAGAGCTCAGGGAGTCCCCCCTGTCCTCGAGTGCGGTGAATCCCGAAGGCGGTCATCCCCGCTCTGACACGCACCCCGGATCCGATTCTGTGAGCACCAACGAATCGCTTCTACCCCCTGAGAGCGGATCGAGGCAGACGACCGAACCGATTCTGAGCAGCACGACTCCGACGCTTGCACCTCTTCTTTGCTACGCATGCCATACCCAGCTCACGAGTCGAGGCCGGGTTCCAGTACCTAAGCATACGATTGATCAAGTTGCCCTTCCTGTATGGGTTCGGCCGGAGAATGTGCTCCGAGATTACTTGCTCGAATCCGAGTGA
- a CDS encoding uricase has translation MSSLTSARYGKDKVRVFRVVREGDKHAVVEYNVRALLEGDIATSYTQADNSVVVATDSIKNTCYVIAKTSPHVLSPELYGLHLGTHFVTKYPHIHKAFITIEQLKWTRIDVEVLRINIQVDDRIFSTSIDLDYSIKLPNEPITIDGLGSLGEKAKFRELQSNVRKITLETFATDESASVQATMYKMSQQFIAENATANSISYRLPNKHYIPVPLDYIGLANTKPKDAEVFCPVEAPSDLLKRHEKKMHSAASSATSTPTATKGKFDINASKVPLKRPQPFPYVNSGTTSAASGSGGDISASASGSGSGSGSGSGVDSAPTQARQQHSHRFRSDSGSNSDSRSRSRSLSPLRRQEALQDQDELISSDDGGPSTTKYRRLSDPSGLSRMDTDSRKSPSPPANGPRYARTHAPYIRHTSRETPVLTSSMHGTESVRVCRVIRNEGHHFIVEYAISAMLEGTRPSSNTRVAPVPIKDTCYVLAKTSPHVLSPELFGLHLGAHLVGTHVHVRAARIVIQQVKWGRIPVRGRLHGSTFLRDGEEKRSVTIDVRRESSAGPNDDDKEAQDVVMADPRLIEAPVMKTVVVGSGYSRDECTNVNEHNDGVYCAQMDVEYLLGLPRVPLRIEELAALGESMRFTDVAQRVRDTSLEVFATDEEEDVQLTMHRMSREVLDQNPTVIEVTYRMPNRHYIPVPLDYIGLQNTKAREAEVFCPVDAPSGCISTTVARVVG, from the exons ATGTCTTCCCTCACCTCTGCACGATACGGCAAGGACAAG GTCCGAGTATTTCGCGTAGTGCGCGAGGGCGATAAGCATGCAGTTGTTGAGTACAACGTGCGCGCATTATTGGAAGGCGATATTGCGACCAGCTACACACAGGCAGACAACAGCGTAGTCGTCGCAACCGATTCGA TCAAAAATACCTGTTATG TGATCGCCAAAACATCCCCACATGTACTCTCCCCAGAGTTGTACGGCCTTCATCTCGGCACGCACTTTGTGACCAAGTATCCCCACATTCACAAGGCATTCATCACTATCGAACAACTCAAATGGACCCGAATTGATGTCGAGGTACTCCGCATAAACATTC AGGTCGACGACCGAATTTTCTCCACATCGATTGACCTCGACTACAGTATCAAACTACCAAATGAACCCATAACTATTGACGGACTGGGCTCGCTAGGGGAAAAAGCTAAGTTTAGGGAGCTGCAGAGTAATGTTCGCAAGATCACACTTGAGACATTTGCGACCGACGAGAGCGCGAGCGTTCAA GCCACGATGTACAAGATGTCACAACAGTTCATTGCAGAAAACGCGACGGCTAACTCTATTTCGTACCGGTTGCCGAACAAGCACTATATTCCCGTTCC ACTCGACTACATCGGACTGGCAAATACCAAACCAAAGGATGCAGAGGTATTTTGTCCTGTTGAGGCTCCGAG TGATCTATTAAAGCGCCATGAAAAAAAGATGCATTCAGCTGCGTCGTCGGCGACAAGCACTCCAACAGCAACCAAGGGAAAATTCGATATAAATGCTTCTAAAGTACCCCTAAAACGACCCCAACCATTCCCGTACGTCAATTCGGGAACCACTTCGGCCGCGTCGGGCTCGGGTGGCGATATTTCAGCCTCTGCTTCCGGGTCGGGATCAGGCTCGGGCTCTGGCTCGGGAGTAGACAGCGCACCCACCCAAGCCCGGCAGCAGCATAGCCACAGGTTCCGCTCCGATTCCGGCTCCAACTCGGATTCCCGCTCTCGGTCGCGTTCACTCTCTCCACTCAGGCGGCAAGAAGCTCTTCAAGATCAGGATGAGCTCATTTCGAGCGACGACGGTGGGCCGAGCACAACCAAGTATCGGCGTTTGTCCGACCCGTCTGGATTGTCTCGCATGGACACCGACTCGCGCAAATCGCCATCTCCACCGGCTAACGGGCCTCGCTATGCTCGGACCCATGCACCGTATATTCGTCATACTTCCCGGGAGACGCCTGTACTGACGTCATCGATGCACGGGACCGAATCT GTTCGTGTCTGCCGTGTGATTCGCAATGAGGGACATCATTTTATTGTCGAGTATGCGATCTCAGCCATGCTCGAAGGGACGAGACCCAGCTCGAACACGAGGGTCGCTCCGGTTCCTA TCAAGGACACCTGCTATG TGCTGGCCAAGACTTCGCCGCATGTCCTCTCACCTGAGCTGTTCGGCTTGCACTTAGGGGCCCATCTTGTGGGCACTCACGTTCACGTCCGTGCGGCACGAATAGTCATACAACAAGTGAAATGGGGACGCATACCCGTGCGTGGCCGACTGCACGGATCCACGTTTCTTCGAGACGGCGAGGAGAAACGCTCGGTGACAATTGACGTGAGAAGGGAATCAAGTGCGGGCCCTAACGATGATgacaaggaagcccaagacgtGGTCATGGCCGAT CCAAGACTAATCGAAGCGCCAGTGATGAAAACGGTGGTGGTGGGAAGCGGGTACTCACGCGATGAATGTACCAACGTAAACGAGCACAACGATGGAGTGTATTGCGCACAAATGGATGTGGAGTATTTGCTTGGCCTGCCTCGCGTACCGTTGCGGATTGAAGAGCTCGCGGCACTAGGCGAATCCATGCGATTCACAGACGTGGCGCAGCGGGTGCGGGATACGAGTTTGGAGGTGTTTGCGActgatgaagaggaggatgTGCAGTTGACGATGCACCGTATGAGCCGAGAGGTACTGGATCAGAACCCGACGGTGATAGAGGTAACGTATCGGATGCCCAACCGCCACTACATCCCTGTGCC GCTGGACTATATCGGCTTGCAAAACACAAAGGCACGGGAAGCCGAAGTCTTTTGCCCGGTAGATGCGCCAAG TGGATGCATTTCGACGACGGTTGCACGCGTTGTGGGCTAA
- a CDS encoding F1F0-ATP synthase G subunit, which produces MFRTQVFRAGLRIQKANVRQASTKSAQETAQQALSVAQKQAEKALEVSKQVGGRVGERVGGWLGSYREPVTYNLAVARAFLRQVYVAEGLAPPTSVEAFTSAYRTLLERAKNPAYWREISQSGEWAKVALYGVEAYGIFHIGEIIGRRHIVGYKLN; this is translated from the exons ATGTTCCGCACGCAAGTGTTCCGCGCTGGTTTGCGCATCCAAAAGGCCAATGTGCGCCAAGCGTCGACTAAGTCGGCACAGGAGACTGCGCAGCAAGCGCTGAGCGTTGCCCAGAAGCAAGCAGAAAAGGCGCTCGAGGTCTCGAAGCAGGTTGGCGGAAGGGTTGGCGAGCGAGTGGGGGGCTGGCTCGGAT CCTATCGCGAACCAGTAACATACAATTTGGCGGTCGCACGCGCATTCTTGCGCCAGGTATACGTTGCAGAAGGATTGGCACCTCCGACTTCGGTTGAAGCCTTCACATCAGCCTATCGCACTTTGCTTGAGCGCGCAAAGAACCCTGCCTACTGGAGGGAGATCTCTCAGTCGGGAGAATGGGCAAAGGTCGCATTGTATGGGGTCGAGGCATATGGCATCTTCCATATTGGCGAAATTA TTGGCCGGAGACACATTGTTGGCTACAAACTGAACTGA
- a CDS encoding Serine carboxypeptidase S28 produces the protein MVEVGSELVKSGSSQDPPQGQVTRRSSHRLDEEVLVDAQPPMGFTRALIITTACTLAMVMSGASISIALPDIGVDLGISQSELQWLISSYALTSGCFLLLFGRLADLFGRKKVFLAGTVWSLAWSLGSGFAPNSIALNVMRALHGMGSAATVPSAIGILAHEFPPSRSRSITFATFSAGAPLGGAIGFVIGGVMTEYTSVAWRGVFYVSAGVAGLTMLAAALAIHKDEPSTEKDRRVDWVGAVLSTTALVLLTFSLAQSSSVKDGWRTPYIPAVLVVSVLLLVCFVSWEYYLETRTTHPPLMRLGLWTRANGRFAAVQLIVFFDWACFTTWLFFVTLYYQEYKGISPVGTTVRVLPMAVSGLLCNLVVALVVGRISGTALIAFGCFFTALASLLFALIVPSASYWAFGFPAAAVVVFGADFMFATGSLFVAKIALPHEQSLAGGIFNTVNQLGTAFGLAIASVVSDTVHRRALRESGDELGSLLRGYRAAFWTCFGFGTVALVLTVIFLRGIGIVGHQGGEGHGNDNNGSNRTTSRSGHHARLYTRFGSQGVNLWNLHSQLIGNKVQAGGDQESQQFLLSDASGGKDKLLKAQYFKQPLDHFDKSVNSTFGQRYWVNKEYYEPGGPVFVLDGGETSGEDRLPFLQTGILAILANATKGLGIVLEHRYYGESIPVADFSTDSMRWLTNAQALQDSANFIANVKIEGLDYNVTAPGTKWIYYGGSYAGARAAHMRVLYPHLVHGAIASSAVTHAAIDYWEYADAVRRTADPVCIGHLTTAIQAIDDLLSTRVLAKSLKSWFELGELESDQDFVSVLMSPIGYVQGQNWDSAVGSDEWSRFCAALGSGGADSTLGWCFGTRDDSKFRLTDLGQEWRAWTWQVCTEWGYFMGAPPNQAYPTIVSRRLTLDYTSAICRQAFPPGEHISVPDWPNVTAVNALGDYGLSADRLAFIDGDEDPWLPATPHSPHAPERADTVLRPFKLIRTGVHHHDENGVEPHSEEPAHIQAIHRQEIEFVKAWLKGTTD, from the exons ATGGTAGAAGTCGGTAGCGAACTCGTGAAATCAGGCTCGTCGCAAGACCCACCGCAGGGGCAGGTTACACGTCGATCTTCCCATAGACTGGATGAAGAAGTTCTAGTCGATGCTCAGCCTCCGATGGGATTCACCCGCGCGTTGATCATTACCACGGCGTGTACCCTGGCTATG GTAATGTCTGGCGCCTCAATCTCTATTGCGTTGCCCGATATTGGAGTGGACCTGGGCATTTCTCAATCGGAACTTCAATGGCTTATATCGTCTTATGCTCTTACTTCT GGGTGTTTCTTATTACTGTTCGGTCGACTTGCGGATCTTTTCGGACGTAAAAAGGTGTTCTTAGCCGGGACAGTGTGGTCACTAGCATGGTCGTTGGGGAGCGGCTTCGCACCCAACTCGATAGCCCTGAACGTGATGCGTGCCCTTCATGGAATGGGTTCCGCTGCTACAGTTCCATCGGCG ATTGGTATCTTAGCCCACGAGTTCCCTCCTTCGAGGTCTCGTTCCATCACATTCGCGACATTTAGCGCCGGAGCCCCTCTTGGGGGTGCGATTGGGTTTGTGATTGGCGGCGTCATGACGGAGTACACAAG CGTGGCGTGGAGAGGAGTGTTCTATGTTAGCGCAGGGGTCGCCGGGCTAACCATGCTAGCGGCGGCTCTTGCGATACACAAGGATGAGCCTTCCACAGAGAAGGATAGACGCGTGGATTGGGTTGGAGCTGTACTTTCTACAACGGCGCTAGTACTATTGACCTTTTCTTTGGCTCAGTCATCCTCGGTCAAGGATGGATGGAGGACACCTT ATATTCCGGCTGTCCTAGTTGTTTCGGTTCTATTGTTAGTCTGCTTCGTTAGTTGGGAATATTACCTCGAAACTCGTACAACCCATCCGCCCCTAATGCGTCTGGGATTGTGGACGCGAGCCAATGGGAGATTTGCCGCTGTCCAACTCATAGTTTTCTTTGATTGGGCCTGCTTTACAACATGGTTATTCTTTGTCACT CTTTA CTATCAGGAGTACAAGGGAATATCTCCC GTCGGTACTACCGTTCGCGTATTGCCCATGGCAGTTAGCGGATTGCTTTGCAAT CTCGTTGTTGCGTTAGTTGTGGGTCGAATATCTGGAACCGCGCTAATTG CCTTTGGATGTTTCTTTACTGCTCTTGCCTCCTTGCTTTTCGCCCTCATTGTTCCTTCGGCGTCTTATTGGGCGTTTGGATTCCCGGCGGCGGCCGTGGTCGTATTCGGTGCTGACTT CATGTTTGCGACGGGCTCGCTGTTCGTCGCCAAGATTGCTCTGCCGCACGAGCAAAGCCTTGCGGGGGGGATCTTCAATACGGTCAATCAA CTTGGTACTGCGTTCGGATTGGCTATTGCGAGCGTAGTCAGCGACACTGTGCATCGGAGGGCTTTGCGCGAGTCGGGTGACGAACTAGGTTCACTGCTGCGGGGGTACCGAGCCGCATTTTGGACTTGCTTTGGGTTCGGTACTGTGG CACTGGTACTTACTGTGATTTTTCTCCGCGGTATTGGTATCGTTGGGCACCAAGGCGGGGAAGGTCATGGTAATGATAATAATGGCTCTAATCGTACTA CTTCTCGCAGCGGTCACCACGCTAGGCTGTACACTCGTTTTGGAAGCCAAGGAGTCAACTTGTGGAACCTACACAGCCAGCTCATAGGCAACAAAGTTCAGGCTGGCGGAGACCAGGAAAGTCAACAGTTCCTGTTGTCCGACGCGAGCGGTGGCAAGGACAAGTTACTCAAGGCACAATACTTTAAACAGCCCCTCGACCATTTTGACAAGTCGGTGAATAGCACATTTGGACAACG TTATTGGGTAAATAAAGAATATTACGAACCGGGCGGGCCGGTGTTTGTGTTGGATGGGGGTGAAACATCCGGAGAAGATAG GCTTCCCTTTTTGCAAACGGGTATTTTGGCAATCCTCGCAAATGCAACCAAGGGTCTAG GCATTGTGCTCGAGCACCGTTATTACGGGGAATCAATTCCAGTTGCCGATTTTTCGACAGACTCGATGCG ATGGCTCACCAACGCACAAGCACTCCAAGACTCTGCTAATTTCATTGCCAATGTGAAGATTGAGGGCCTGGATTACAATGTGACTGCACCTGGAACCAAGTGGATCTATTACGGG GGGTCGTATGCGGGCGCACGTGCGGCCCACATGCGGGTTCTGTACCCTCATTTAGTCCATGGCGCGATTGCTTCCAGCGCGGTTACGCA TGCAGCTATAGATTACTGGGAGTATGCAGATGCGGTCCGACGCACCGCGGACCCCGTCTGTATCGGTCACCTGACAACGGCAATCCAAGCGATTGACGACTTGCTGTCAACTAGAGTGCTGGCGAAGAGTTTGAAATCGTGGTTTGAGTTGGGTGAGCTCGAGTCTGACCAG GATTTTGTGTCGGTACTCATGTCTCCTATTGGCTACGTGCAAGGTCAGAACTGGGATAGCGCAGTGGGGAGCGATGAATGGTCTCGCTTCTGTGCCGCGCTCGGCAGTGGCGGCGCTGACAGCACGCTGGGATGG TGCTTTGGGACTAGGGACGATTCGAAATTTCGATTGACCGATCTGGGTCAGGAGTGGCGGGCATGGACATGGCAG GTCTGCACTGAGTGGGGATATTTTATG GGTGCGCCGCCGAATCAAGCGTATCCGACGATTGTATCTAGGCGTCTCACCCTCGACTACACATCGGCGATTTGCAGACAG GCGTTCCCGCCGGGCGAGCATATTTCGGTGCCGGATTGGCCAAACGTCACAGCTGTAAATGCACTCGGGGACTATGGACTATCCGCTGATCGGCTGGCCTTTATCGATGGAGATG AGGACCCCTGGCTACCGGCAACACCTCACAGCCCCCATGCTCCCGAGCGCGCAGACACAGTCTTGCGGCCGTTCAAGCTGATCCGCA CGGGAGTACATCATCACGACGAGAATGGAGTTGAACCTCACAGCGAGGAACCAGCGCATATTCAGGCGATACACAGACAGGAGATTGAGTTCGTCAAGGCATGGCTCAAAGGCACGACGGATTGA
- a CDS encoding bZIP transcription factor, translating into MAGAPHGSPMSSSLTDAASDVPAVPASKRGRKRNDNLPPNRARDVQRAFRARRAAHLQDLESRVEVLETENYRLRQMLSLPPSDRQPLGRGPTGRDPGKLMPKVGDISMHQGQQGPSDHYSDRSTPSPSASHSHAGYPVPTWPPNDHYMGNEDPVSRTSSSGSSSPYPHQVNYDYGSQRLPSMAHSRDSLMMSGGGSPNFNGSSTPRDETLLGGFASGGFPSPAGGVNNHASAALPPHSHSNANLLLNPGSSRMIPGFMSAGSAPGSAYVPRRSVNDLGSSFPPRSGSMGLNGPYSSAAPGGRLGLSSPSPIN; encoded by the coding sequence ATGGCTGGTGCGCCACACGGTTCGCCTATGTCTTCCTCACTCACTGACGCCGCCTCAGACGTCCCTGCTGTCCCCGCCTCTAAGCGTGGCCGCAAGCGCAACGACAATCTGCCTCCTAACCGTGCTCGTGATGTCCAACGTGCATTCCGGGCCCGCCGTGCTGCTCATCTCCAGGACCTTGAGAGCCGTGTCGAAGTCCTCGAAACTGAAAACTATCGCCTGCGCCAGATGCTCTCTCTCCCTCCCTCTGATCGCCAACCACTAGGCCGAGGCCCTACTGGCCGTGATCCGGGCAAGCTCATGCCCAAGGTCGGCGACATTAGCATGCATCAAGGCCAGCAAGGTCCCTCGGACCACTACTCTGACAGGAGCACTCCCTCTCCTTCTGCATCCCACTCCCATGCGGGCTACCCAGTCCCCACCTGGCCTCCCAACGACCACTACATGGGCAACGAGGATCCTGTCTCCCGTACTTCTTCATCTGGCTCAAGTTCACCTTACCCTCATCAAGTCAACTATGATTATGGTAGCCAACGTCTTCCTTCTATGGCCCATTCACGCGACAGTCTCATGATGTCTGGCGGCGGCTCCCCCAACTTCAATGGATCATCCACACCCCGCGACGAGACCTTGCTCGGCGGCTTTGCATCTGGCGGCTTCCCGTCGCCCGCTGGTGGGGTAAACAATCACGCGTCCGCtgcgcttcctccccatTCGCACTCAAACGCCAATCTGTTGCTCAATCCTGGATCGAGCCGTATGATCCCTGGCTTCATGAGCGCCGGTTCCGCGCCTGGTTCTGCATATGTCCCTCGTCGATCGGTCAATGACCTCGGCTCAAGTTTCCCACCCCGATCGGGTTCAATGGGCTTGAATGGCCCATACAGCTCGGCCGCTCCCGGAGGGCGACTTGGTCTTTCGTCACCGTCCCCGATTAACTAA